CTGCTTGTATATGACATCTCGATCAGATTTGCCCACGTAGACGGTACTTGTAGTAATAGGCTCAAAACGAGCGGGTACATCTCCCCATGCACGAACAAGATCAGCATATATAATTGCACGAAGAGTAAGAGCTTCTCCTAATATTTGCCCCAATTCAGTACCTGGTTCTGGTTTTCCGTACTTGCGTAAACCGCTTATACACATATTAGCGCGCTCAATTCCCTCGTACATTTTTGCCCAAGCATTGTTGGCCGTGTTCATTTGGTCGTTTGTTGGGGTTAGAGTGTAGTTGGCAAGTTGAGCCTGACCGGTAGTCTTTTCAGAACTATTGTACCATTCAACATCTGAATTTAGCCCATACCATGGTAGAAAACGTCCGCGATAGGAGTTGGTTTCACCGAAAGATTGATGAATCCCCATTACTGCCTTCATTGCAAGATCTGGAGTCGAAAATATGATCGATTCTTCTAAGGAGGATTTGGCTGGGGTGTCCAGATAATCCTCGCATGAAACCAAAAAGAGGGCAGCAATAAATCCAAGAATATATTTTAACTTCTTCATTACAGTCAATGTTAATTTGTTAGAAGGCTAAGTTTACTCCAAATACAACCTGACGGCTCTTTGGATATGCAGAGTAGTCAACCCCTGGTGTCAATGCTGTTTGACGACGAGTTGATGCTTCTGGATCAAAACCACTGTAGTTTGTTAAACAGAATACATTGTATGCTGTAACATAGAATCTAAGGCTGTTTATTTTAACTTTCTTAAGCATCAAACTGGGAAGGTTGTATCCAAGAGTTAGGGTGCTTAAACGGAGGAATGATCCATCCTCAACAGCCCAATCGCTAAAAATAAAACGACCGGTATATGGTGACCACATAGTTGTTTTAGTATTCATTTCTGCTAGCTTGGTAGGATCATTAACAAGATTACCATCCGTATCAACATTTGTCCATCGTTTACCATCTGCCATGTCATCAATCATGTTACGGTATTGGTACTTGCTAGTAGAGGTAAACTCTATTTTATTAGCATTGTATACGTCGTTACCATAGCTCCAGTTGAATACAGCAGACAGGTCAAACCCTTTGTAACGGGTGTTAACGGAGAATCCTCCTGTATGCTTTGGATTGGCATTTCCAATAGATGTGCGATCATTAATATCAACCTTACCGTTTCCATCCAAATCTTGCAGTTTCATAGAGCCTGGACGAATAGTACCCACAACACCACTTGCATCTGCAACTCCTTGTTTTAGTGTCCATATTTTCTTAACTGCATCATAATTTTCGAAATCACTTACTTCATAACGTCCTGCTGATTTATAGCCATACATTTCGCCAACAGAACCACCTGTGGCAATAATATAGTCTGCGCCAATATCCGTAGAAGCCCAACCTGATGCGGCAGTGAAGTCTTTCATCGTCTTGCCGAGATTTTCGATTTTATTGCGGTTAAATCCAATGTTGAAATTGAAATTCAATCCAAAATCCTTCTTGTCAAAGGCAATCCAGTTCATCGAGAATTCAACACCTTTATTTTGGGTTTCGCCCATATTACGATACTGAATATCATAACCAGTACCTGCAACTGGGAACGCGATTAGCAAATCCTTCGTAGTGTTCATGTAGAATTCGAAAGATCCTGTCAAACGAGATTTTAGAAATGCATAGTCGATACCAATATTACGCGTATAGGTAGTCTCCCATTTTAAGTCTGGATTCGCCATAGTTTTAGATGGTGCCCAGAAGTTTCCTGTCCCGTTAATCCACTCGGTATTGGTAGACACAAATACTTGATTAATTAAGCCAGAAGGAATATTGTTGTTACCTGCAGTGCCATAGCTGAAACGAATTTTCATGTCGTTCAACCAACTTTCGGTCCATTGCATAAAACTTTCATCAGAAATACGCCAAGCAGCTGCAGCTGATGGGAAGTATCCCCAACGATTTCCTTTCGCAAACTTTGACGAACCATCAGCACGGAACGTACCGGAAAGGATGTAGCGACCTTTATAGTTGTAGTTTGCTCTACCGAAGAATGAGGTCAAGTTATCATCGGGATTGTAGAAGTTATCGATTGATGAAGCTGCACCTGTTGATGTAAGCTTGAATGCTTGATCAGATGTAAATAGTTTAGGTAAGCCATGAACCGTATTGGTGAGTCGCTTCGAACTGGTATGAAGCATCTCCTGTCCTAATAGCAAATTTAAGCTATGATCGCTGCCAAGCCACGACTTGAAATCGTAGTTTATAGTATTGGTATTTCTGAAGCGATCGCTACCATTATTGGTAAGAATAGCTGCAGGTAACCCTTGGTTTGCACTTGCTGGTGCATTTTTTACGTAGTAAGTCGATCGACCGTAAAAGCGTTCCTCATTGGTGTTGTAAACATCTAAACCTACTTCAGACTTTGCTGTAAAGTTTTTAAAAACTTCCCAAGCAGCACTAGCGGAGGCGTTGTAGTTTACACGGCGTTGATTTCTATCATTATCCGCGATGGCAATATCGGGTCTGGTCAAATCGCCAAAGGTTTCCTCGTTGGTATCATCAGTTCCTCCCGAAATACCTAGTGGAACTGGCGTATAGATTACAGTGTGCTTTAATCGAGAATCTGCCGATGATGCCTCGTTTTGCTCATTAAGGCCACCACCATTAATTCGGGTATCCGAATAGCGGAAAGAGTAGTCTAGCGTAATCTTATTATTCGGTTTATGATTCAGCTTAAGGCTAAAGTTGTTACGATTGAAATCGGAGCCTATCATAATTGCCTTATCCTTTAGGTAGGAGTAACTGAAGGCATAGCTGAACTTATCGCTTCCGCCTGTAAGGCTAAGATTGTGGTTCATGGAGTATCCTGTACGCCCATAGACCTCGTCCTGCCAATCAGTCCCGGTCGTATTTTTGTATGAGGTAAGGTTACTATAATCGCCAAAATAATCCGTATAGGATGTTAAGTCATCCTTACTAAGTAGTGTCAGTTCATATTGCCACTTTGCATAGTCGTAGGGCTTAAGTACGTCTAGTGTTTTTGCAATTGACTTAACGCCATAGTAGGCGTTGTACGTAACAGACATTTTCCCTTCTTTACCTTTCTTGGTGGAAACAATGATTACCCCGTTTGCTCCACGGGCACCGTAGATTGCCGTTGAGGATGCATCTTTCAAAACATCGATGCTTTCGATATCCGATGGTGCAATATCGCTGATTCGGTCAACAGGGAACCCATCCACAATGTAGAGTGGGGAATTGTCTCCGGTGATAGAACCACCACCACGTACACGAATCTTCATTTCAGCATCTGGGGAACCTTCGGTTGAGGTAACCTGAACACCAGCTAGGCGTCCGCTCATTGCTTCGACTGCTGAGGCAACTGGCATTGACGCAATCGCATCCGACTTAACCGATGCCACAGATCCTGTGATATCGCGCTTCTTCTGAATGCCGTATCCAATAGCAACCACCTCTTCGAGCTGTACCGATGAGGCTTTCATTACTATGGTCAGCTGTTTTTGCCCTTTTACGTGAACATCCTGATTCTGCATTCCTATAAAAGAGAATCGCAGAATGGCGGTGTTTAGGTCTTTCACCTTTATCTTAAAGGTGCCATCAATTGTTGTAGAGGTGCCGATGGCGGTACCCACTGCCTGTACGGATACGCCAGGTAGCAGTTCTCCTTTTTCATCCTTCACCACACCACTCACGTCTTGAGCCTGAGCCATTGCGCTCGAGATACCCCAGAGGGCGAGTAGGAGTAAGAGTTTCATCGAGATGTGTTTCATACTTGAAAAAAGTTTGTGTTAGGTTCATGCGCCATTAAATGGCCGCATGCTGATTAGTTGGTTAGTGTCATCCTCTTATCTTTTGAGGCGACTTTCATGGGCGCAATATAGGGCGACTATTGCTTAAAGATGATAGTTTCCCATCCCAATCATGGGGGTGAATTATCTCAAATTCAACATTTGTTAACTTTGGAATAATGCCACAACTAGTTGATGATGCGATGTATATTCGTTATGATTCTTGAATTAGTTAATAAATACCTTGTTTTCTGTTGCTTTTCAACCGCAGCAAAGAGTGGCATTCAGCAAAGCACCCTTGCGATGAAATCGGCTAAGGCAAAAAGGCAGATGATGGCGGTCGTCAGTATAAAAAAAGATCGAACGTAAATCCGCTTTGAACTAATCCCGATACCTTCCGCGCGTGAGCGCCTAGCGGAAGGCATGCTTACAGGATGGCAGACTAAAAAAAAGGAGAATGCTAGGTCTTCAGTCTAGTATCTGCTGGCAGTCCCGCTTTAGCTGCAAATGCTCGGGATTCTAGCCAATGTGCAAGTTGGCTTGCTGCCATTCAACGGCTGCTAGAAACCTCTGTTTACTTCCTCCTCCGGTTAAATTTTTGCAAGAAAAATGCCTGTCAATAATGGATAACAGGGGATCTTGCGATGAGAAAGGGAGAAAGCGAGTTCAGATCGCTAAAATACCTGATAAGTGGATTTGACTTCATGTCGTGAGTAACAACCTCGGAATTATTTGCTATAGAAAAAGGCTCGTCTTTTATAAAAAATGAACTATTCCGTAAAGAAAATGGACTATTTGATAAAGAAAATGCGTCATTCCAGAAAGAAAATGGTCTATTCTAGAAAGAAAATGGATCATTCCGTAAAGAAAATGAGTTATTCCAGAAAGAAAATAGACCATTCCGCAAAGGAAATGAACTATTCCAGAAAGAAAATGAATCATTGTGTAAAGAAAATAGCCTAGATGTTGACCTAATATTGAGGTGTATTAGTGGGAATTGCATCTTTTTTGCTGTTTTTTTTCCTATGCAAAAAAGGGCTGCCTACAAGCATAGGCAGCCCCCAACCTAACCACATCTGCTAATTGCCGTACCCAGGATTCTGCCAGAATCCGTTAGGATCTGAGCCCTGTGTACGGTTGGTAACCGCATCCATTTGCGTTTGAGGGATTGGCCTCAAAAGGTGGATGGCCTTTATGTTATTTTTTGCCGAACCATTGTACTTGGTAACCCTTTCTATGAGCTTCCCAGTACGCTTAAGGTCGAACCAGCGCTGCTGCTCGCCGCAGAGCTCGCGGGCACGCTCGTCGAGGATAATGTTGATGTCTTTTGCCGCTAATTGTGCCTCTTCAGCTGCCGATAGCGTGTTGTTTTTGCCCGCAATGGCGCGTGCGTTGCGCAAATCGTTGAGTCTGCTTTTTGCCAAGTTGGGTTGGTTGGCCATCATGTACCCTTCGGCTGCGATGAGGTACATTTCTGCCAAGCGGAAGACAAACGCATCGCGCTCGCATAAGTCGCTAATTACGGAAGAGGTGTAATCGTCGAATTTCTTTAGCTGGATGTACATGCGGTTTCCCTTATAGTTCTCGTTGCCAGCGGTACCCGTTGCAATAGTAGGTAAGGTTCCTTCAGCATCTTGGTATAGGGGATATACCTTGGAATTGCTCACATCGGTGCGAGAGAAAAGAACGTATCGTCCTGCGGCACGAGCGATTTGTGCTGGGGTTGCCGCTTTTTTAGCTAGGAAGATGGCGGTATCGCGCATGTTTGCAAAGCCAGATGGGGGGGCAATGCCAGCGTTAAAGGCGGCCTGTAGCGAAGGTGCTACTAGGTAGGCATCCCTAAACGAAGCCTGGTAGCGCTGGTCGGTTTCGTCGTTGAATAGATCCAGAAGATATCCTGACGGAACATAGCGTGTAAAGCCTTTACTGTAGGATTGGTAGCTGGTGCCTAGATCGTACGTCTTTCCAGAGTAGGAAAGTTTTTTGTTGGTTTCGGTATCTGTACGCTTTAACACTCCAGCTGTTGCGGGAACTACATTCCATACTCCAACGAACATCAGATGCGAGGCATTGCCGCCAATTGTGTTTGCTGCATTACGAATCATCATTGCCGACCAGTTCATTTGCTTCCCTTGCGGATCTAACTTTAACCTCTTAGGCATGATGCTGTTCTCCAATATGCTTGAATAATCGATATACCAAACGACCTCCTTGTTGGATATCCCATTTTGATTGGCCCCAGACCAGCAGTCGGCATACTTCGAGTAAAATGAGCATCCGCTTGCAGTAATAACCTCATCTGCTGTAGCTGCAGCATCGGCATATGCTTGGCTATCGTTAAACTTGCTAGCTTTGTAGAGGAGCAAGCGTGCCTTTAATGCTTTTGCAGCCCATAGGTTTATGCGCCCTGTTTTTGCTGTCTTATTGGCTAACTTGGCAATAGCATCGTTAACATCTTCGAGCATGAAGGCATATACATCCGCTTCTGACGAGCGATGCGCAATGGTGGTCAACTCTGTTATTGGTTCCTTATTAATTTGTACAGGACCCCATGTCTCTACCAAATGCCAGTAGTAGAAAGCACGTAGCGTCTTAAGTTCTCCTAGGTAAGCATTTTTGTCGCCTTCCGATAGCACTGTAGTAGGTGCGGCAGTAACGTATTTGATACCTGTATTGCACACGTTAATGGCGGTGTAGAACAGTTCCCAGTATTCGTCGAAGCATGCGTTCATGGTTTCTTTTGTACTGGATGCTGCTACTTCGGGGGTAATACCAGAATAGTCGATTAATACTTTCTGTCGGTTATCGTAGCCGGTAAGCCAGGTATCTGTACCGCCTTCGCTTAGACCAAATGCTGCTTCTTTACCATACCATCCTCGGAGGTAAGCGTAGCTAGCAGCAACAAGACCGTCGAGTCCTGATTTGGTGGAGTAAACCAAATCCTCAGTAGAATTGGTTTTGTTGCTCTCCTCCAAAAAATCGGAGCAGGAGACGTTGATCAAGGCTATGAGGGCTATAAACCCAATAGTATATCTCATTTTTGTTTTCATACGTCTGTTATTTTAATATAATACAACCTAGAATTCTATGTTTAAGCCTACAATCAGCTGCTTAGCAAGGGGGCTCGATATTGCACCACCTCTCTCAGGGTCGTAGTTGTCGAGATTGCTAAACGTAAAGTAGTTTTGCATAGAACCGTATACGTACAACTTGCTCATTCCAATTTTAGACGTAAGTTTTGAGGGAAGCTGATATCCCAATGTAACCTCTTTAATCTTAAAGAATGATGCCTTCTCATAAGCTAATGCTGGCATGTCATTCTGAGAAGCAATACCTGGGCGAGGAAATTTAGCTCCCTGATTTTCTGGTGTCCAAAAATCAACAGCCGGAGAACCATCGGCTTCTGTAGGCTTATACGCCGTATTGTAATCGTACTGGATCCATTGTCCAACACGTGCATACATTAAGGCCGATAATGAGATGCCTTTGTACGAAAGCGTATTGTTCCAGCCCAAAATAAAGTTTGGACTCTGGTTGTAAATTCGCTTATCCGATTCGTTAATAACGCCATCATTGTTGCGGTCAACAATTTTAATGTCTCCTGGAACCCGGTTATAGGTTTTAGCTTTGGCCGCTTCTGCAATCGACCAGCAGCCATCTGCTTCGTAATCGTAGAAGGCACGTGCTGCTTTGCCAACGATTAACGCCATTCCAGGAAGGGATAAATCTTGATGTGCACCGCTTGCAAGCTCTACGATTTTATCACGATTCATAGAGAAAGAGAAGTTTGTATTCCACGAAAAATCATGTTTCTCAATTGCTCTAATATTTAGAGTCGCTTCAATTCCCCTATTCTCAGTAGTACCCACATTGGTTAAAACTTGAGGATACGCAGATGTGGCAGGTAATCCTTTATACAACAATAAATTGTAAGTTCTGGAGTAGTAAGCATCTACAGTAGTAGATATTCGATTGTTGAACAACGAAAGATCAAGTCCTAAATCATAGGTTTTGGTTGTCTCCCAAGTCAGATTTGGATCGCCAAAATTTGCAGGTACCTGTCCAGATATTAGACTGCTTCCAAATGAATTATACACCTTGTCGGCACCTAATACGGTAAGTGTACTATAAGGTTCAACGGCCGAGTTGCCAGATTTTCCCCAACTTGCACGTAGTTTCAAATTGCTGACTGAGTTTATTCCTTCAAAAAAAGATTCGTCAGAAATAACCCATGCGCCAGAAATGGAGGGGAAGTACCCCCATTTATTCCCTTTCGATAATGCTGATGAACCATCAGAACGTAACGACGCTGTAAGCAGGTACCGATTGAATAGCTTGTAGTTTACTCTGCCAAAGTAGGAGAGCATGTTTTTCTTTATGTAATTATTAGCAATTGTTCGTCCTCCAGGGATAATGTTCGACAATTCGTAGAACGAGTTCTTTCCATAATGATCCTGTAGACCTGTTCCTGAAAGTCCGTGCATTTCGTAGGTAGATTGATACGAACTTTGTCCTAATAAGAATTGGAAGTCATGGTTAGCACCCAGTTTTGTTGAGTAGTTTAATGTGTTTTCCCAGGTGTATGATAATGATTGGTTGTTTTGAACCTCGAAGGCAGAGCCACGACCCGATTGATAGTTTCCTGTGCACATGTAATCTTCGTACTCACCATAACGATTAGAGTTCTGATCTACCCCTAAAATGGTTTTAAAGCGTAAGTTCTTTACAATTTCCCAGTCGAGAAATACATTGCTGAAAAGTCTATTGCTTTGCGTGTTATTTTGATAATACCCAGGGACTTCATTTAGTAACGGGTTGGTGTGGCTTGTTGCTAGCTCCGACGGTTTATCAAGGATGTCCCCATTTGCAAAGTAGGGTTGAGCCAACGTGTGCATTTTTATCAGTTGCGAATAAACGTTGTCGGCTCTTCGAGCCCAATCTCTATAGGTATACTGAATGCTTGCCCCAATTTTTAAATTATTTGCAATGCTATGGTCAATGTTAAGTCTTCCATTATATCTGCTAAGGTCGTCGTTCCGAAGTAGTCCCTCTTCCTTCATGTATCCTAGCGATAGGTTAAATGAAGTTTTGCCACTCCCTCCAGAAACAGCCACTTCGTAGTTCTGTGTAGTGCTGTTGCGCATAATCATATCGAACCAATCTACTCCACCCTCTTTATAGATGTCGTAAACAGATTTTTCGTAAGGTGAGCTTACAACGGTAGATAATACCTTATCGGCAGGGTAGTCTGCTAGGTTTGTTGTTCCCCACGCTAGTGTACCTTTTTCGGCATTATAGCGTTTTCGTTCAGCTTGGAAAAGGTACTCCTCTTGAGCATTCATCAGCTTTGGTAGGTTGGTTGGGCTGTTAAACGAAAGATAAGAGTTCAGTGTAACCCTTGTTTTTCCTCCATTCTTTTCAGCACTTCCTCTTTTAGTTGTTATTATAACAACGCCATTAGCGCCCCTTGTGCCATAGATAGCAGTAGATGAAGCATCTTTTAGAACTTCCATCGATTCAATATCCGAAGAGTTGATGTCAAGCGTTGAGCCATACTCAATCCCATCAACAAGGAATAACGGAGCATTCGAGGCAATGACAGAACGATTTCCTCTCAGGCTAATGTTTATTCCAGCACCAGATTCACCGCTCGACTTCGTTATATCCAATCCTGCAACTTTACCTTGCATAGACTGTAGCGCGTTATTCGATGCTGTCTTTACAATCTCGGTGGTTTTAAGAGAAGACACTGCACCTGTTAGATCTCTTTTTTTTACAAACCCGTAACCAATGGCAACAACCTCTTCGAGTTCAACAGAGGCAGATTTCATGGTTACTACTAAATTCTTTTGTCCCTTTATAGGAACGTCCAGATTCTGCATCCCCACAAAGGAGAAACGTAGAACGGAGGTGTTCAGATCTTTCACCTTTAGCTTAAAGGTTCCATCTATGCTTGTAGATGTCCCTACAGTGGTACCCACAACCTGAACAGAAACGCCAGGCAAGAGTTCTCCCTTTTCATCTTTTACCACTCCTGCTACCTCTTGGGTTTGAGCCATTGCGCTCGAAATTCCCCAAAATGCAAGAAGCAGCAAAAATCTAATAGAAATGTTTTTCATTTAATAAAAGTTTTGTTAGGCTTAGCATTTACCTTCATTAAAACCAGAGATAACTTCATGTTGCAGATCAATCAATCATCTGTTGGGATAATGGTAGGTGTTACCGGTGCAATATAGGGTGTTATACTATTGGTAATAGAGGTTTTTTATACCAAAGATGGGTGGTAAAAATAACATTTGTTGATTTAGTTAAACTGTATATAACTTTAAGACGAGTTTGTTTAACTGATTTATTGTTTAAATATATGATTGTTGTGAATGTAGGTCAAAATTATAAAGCATTAACGACATCTATATTATAATCACAATGCAAAAGGGTGGCTCAACATTCGTTAAGCCACCCTTAAATCTGATAACTGTAAGGACTATATGCTACTTATTGTGCCTGCAAATCGATTCAACTTCTAGGCTGGCCATAATAAACGGCCCAACGCCTTTGGGATCGTTATCCCTTTTCACTTCGTTGATATAGTATTCGTAGGAACCATCGCGATAGGGATTTCCTCCAAGGCCAGCAACCGCACAGCAGCTGGTAAGGCTTATGGTTCCATCGCTATTCTTAACAATAAAATATTTGAGAATTCCGTCATATCCCTTTTTTGCAATCTTTAGATACGATTTGTCGAGATAGCCCAAACGTACTCCTTTATATAGCGCGTAGACGAACATTGATGACGCTGTTGCTTCTAAATAGTTTCCTTGTCGTGTCCCCTGGTCAAGAACCTGATACCAAACTCCAGAAGTTGGATCTTGATACTTTTTTATCCCTGCAGCAACTTGATGCAGAATGGCAATTAACTCTTCTCGACCTTTATAATCGGCAGGCATGTTGCTAAGTGCATCTACTAAGCCCATGGCATACCATCCCATAGCTCGTCCCCAGAAGTTAGGTGAACAACCTGTCTCCTTATTTGCCCAACGTTGAGCTTTTAATTCATCCCAACCATGATAGTTTAATCCCGTTTTAGGGTCGTAGGTGTGCTTGTTCACAAGTACAAATTGCTTAACAACATCGTCAAAATCAGCAGGCTGATTGTACTCCTTTGCATAAAGTGCGTAGAATGGGGCACCCATGTAGAGACCATCAAGCCACATTTGGCTGGTGTATATTTTTTTATGCCAAAAGCCGCCTTCGGTGGTTCGTGGATGTGTATCTAGCTGGTGACGTAACAAATCCACCGCCTTTTTATACTTTTCTTCTTTTGTATGGCGGTATAGGTAAATCAAAAACTTTCCTGGGTTAATCTTGTCAATGTTGTACTCTTCCAGCTTATAGGTGGCAATGGCGCCCGATTCGTCTATAAACTTATCTGCAAAACCTTTTGCATACTCGAAGAAATGCTTGTCGTTAGTACTATCGGCAAGCTGCAGCATCGCCAATGCCATTAATCCTTGGGTGTAATCCCATTTGGGGGTTGAGACGAAGTCTGCCGTCCAAAGTTCCTTATGCCTCTTCATTTCAGATTCACCCATCCATACGGAATATCTTATGCATTTTTTTTTAGGTTTTGCATCAGCAGACATGGAATGGAAGCATCCTACAACTAGGGCTAATAATAGTCCGATAACCGTAACATGTGTTTTACTCATAGCTGTGTATCTTCTTTATTATACTTATACTGAACTTTCGACTGAATACTACTTTACCTTTTTAATTTTTCGCTGCCACTTGTCGTATTTTGGATAGAGCCTCAGAGGCCATTCTCCATACCAAGCATAGCCGTTTCTTCGCTCGTACCCAATTTCGGAGATATCGTACTTTTTTACACCATCTCTGTCGCACACAAAAGGCCTCATGTCATCGAGATTATAGAAGCGTGCCCATAGAGGAGTGGCGGAAGGATCGTCAACCATACGACGATCTTTTTTGCCTTCTACGTTAGTAATCTCATCGAGCCTCTTTCCTACGATTTTTGTCTTGTCGAACCACGCCATTGCGCCATTAACTGCATTAATAACCTCGGGCGAAGGATTGGGGATGCTCATTAGAAGTACTACAATCTCGGCAGACTCAGATCCCGAAAATGATGGTAACTCGTAGGCTCTAGCCTTGGCTGGCAGCAGGGTAACTTCATCGTGCTGTGCACACCAAACAGTTGGTTTCCCATCTACGATAATCTGTGTTTTGAGAATGCAGTCAATTCCTTTATCAAACATTTTTTTCGCAGTCTCTGCGTTTTCATCAGTTGTTATTCGAGTAAATACGGTATCCCTATCGGCTATTTTTTTCAAAAGATTCATCACATTCACCATAGCATTATCATTATAGGTGATATGAGTGTAATAACCTTTTCTGTCGTAGAATTGAGGCCAGCCTCCATTGGCGAGCTGCATCTTCTGCAAAAAAAGAAATCCTTTCTGGAAGGCACTTCTATATTCATCCCGGTGTGTTACATTAAAAATTTTTGCCAGAAATGTTAGCTCGGTTGTGGTTGCTCCATTATCTATGGTTGCATCTTGTGTTACTT
This window of the uncultured Acetobacteroides sp. genome carries:
- the pelA gene encoding pectate lyase → MLHIRNGHIFKVAIITSFLGVFAGNAPAIAQDSGHGTPKMAREWRNFVKEKSEIWYASPEAANIANNILLYQRSCGGWPKNIRMDEPLSDSQIAAVTDEKEVTQDATIDNGATTTELTFLAKIFNVTHRDEYRSAFQKGFLFLQKMQLANGGWPQFYDRKGYYTHITYNDNAMVNVMNLLKKIADRDTVFTRITTDENAETAKKMFDKGIDCILKTQIIVDGKPTVWCAQHDEVTLLPAKARAYELPSFSGSESAEIVVLLMSIPNPSPEVINAVNGAMAWFDKTKIVGKRLDEITNVEGKKDRRMVDDPSATPLWARFYNLDDMRPFVCDRDGVKKYDISEIGYERRNGYAWYGEWPLRLYPKYDKWQRKIKKVK